From Pleurocapsa sp. PCC 7319:
AATTCAATTGCGCCTTGTTCGTTGCTACCTGCAAAAGTTTGACCATCAGCAGAAATTGCGATCGCACCAGTTTGCCAGCTGGGAGTGGCGATCGCTACTATTTCTGACTGAGCTTCTTTGTTCCAGAGCTTGATAGTTTGGTCTGCCCCAGCACTGGCAATTGTCTGTCCATCGGGACTAAAACCAATGGCACTAATTCCTTGTTTATGTCCGACCATTGTTGCTGTCTCTTCTTTACTAGCAACATTCCACAGCTTAATTGTTTTATCTCTACTGCCACTAGCTAGTATTTGCCCGTCGGGACTAAATGCTAAGGCATTAATGGCTAGTTTGTGTGCTGCAAAAGAAGCTGTTTCTGACTGACTAGTAACATTCCACAGCTTAATTGTTTTATCTGCTCCCCCACTGGCGAGTATTTGTCCGTCGGGACTAAATGCTAGAGCATTAATAGCTAGTTTGTGTGCGACAAAAGAAGCTGTTTCTGACTGACTGGCAACATTCCACAGCTTAATTGTCTTATCTGCCCCCCCACTGGCGAGAGTTTGACCATCAAGACTAAACACTACGGCATTTGGGGCTAATTTATGTCCAGTTAGGGTAGCAATTTCTGTTCCTTCGGCAACACTCCAGAGCTTAATTGTTTTATCCTTGGCAGTACTGGCGAGTATTTGTCCGTCGGGGCTAAATGCTAGTGATAATACTGACTCAGAGTGTCCTGACATCTGACATAGTTGGCTTATCGATACTAAACTCCACAATGTTTTACCAGAATTAACGGGTTGCACATTAGCAGGTGCAGGACTTTGAGTGTTTTCGATGACTGGTGGTGTAGCTTTTGCTTTAGATATGTTTGTATTGACCGCAGCTTTGGGGCGAGTCTCTTCTTTTGGTTCGAGGCTAGATTTTTGCTTAGTTTCTACTTCTTGTCTGGCGGCTGGTTCGGGTATGAGTTCTGCTACTGGTGTAATTTCTGGTTTCGGAGCTGGTTCAGGGATGGGTTGGACTATGGGTGGTTGAGATAATTCGGCTGCTGGTTGAGCCTCTCTTGATGCGGGAATAGTTTTTTTCGCTTCAGCTACGACATCGGCAGTAGGAACAGGTTTGTTTTCTAATTTTGGTGAAGCCTCTGGTTTGACTGGTGGAGGGGAAGCTACTTCCATTTTCATTGGCTTTACCACTACCGTGGTATTAAGAGTCAGGCATTCAAAAGTAAATTCAGGACCTTTTGAGCCTAAAGTAATGCGATCGCCTGATTCTAATTGTTGAGGATTTTTAATAGGGCGATCGTTAACCAAAGTACCGTTAGTAGTGCCCAAATCGTTTATTTGCCAGTTAGCATCCAACAGCTTGATCTCAGCGTGACGACGAGACACGGTAATATATTCGTGCGGATCTAGAGAAATCTGGCATTCAGGAGAGCGACCAATAATTGTCTTTTTTGTCGTTGATAAGGTATATTTTTGGGCTTTCGCATTATCGACTGAGGTGGTCTTCCAACTAAGAGTAGCCCAGCTTGCTCGTTCGTCTTTGGTCATATGTTTTGTCTGCTCTGCAAAATTTCCTAACTATGCTTTTGGCGGAAATTAAATATTATATTCACAACAATACAGCCAAAAAATTAAGTTTTATAATGCAAATCAAAACGATTAAATAAAAGAAAAATTTAAAGTTTCCTGCAATATCAAACATCATATACTTCTATGAAGTAATAGAGTAGGATTAACCGTTTTTGGACAAAACTAAAGACCAATAACACACATAATTATTATCAATTTTGTTGGTCTTCATCATATCTAAGCACAGCATATTTAGGAATACCTAGCCGATAGGATAGCTCTAAACTATTTTGTAATTGTTTATACATGATGATAAATAACTGCATATTTTTGGGTGGGGCAAGCGTATTGATTTTGTGATGTTCGAGTTGAAATCAATTAACAAAGCTAAAAAATACTTTGGCTTTAATCCTAAATTTTTGATTACTAAAATTTGATTATTAAAAAAAATGGCTGAAGAAATTAATGCATTGATCGAAGAATGCGATCGCAAATCCCAAGTTCTGATTACCGATGCAGAACGAGCATTCGATGAAGTAGACCAAATTGTTGAGTTTGCCCTGAACTTGGCAGAAGAACTTACTACTGCCAACCAGGAAGCGCAGGAAAGCTGGTCAGCAATTATCTCGGAATTAGAAGAAGCAGAAGAAGCTTTGGAAGCAGAGATGGAAACTACCAAGGAAAAGCTCACCTCCTTTCAAGAAAAAATTACCGAAGTTGGCGAGGGAGTCAATGAAGCAATGGACAGGTTTACGACTCGCTTTTCAGAGGTGCAAAGCCGTAAGACAGAGATGGCAGAACAACTGGCAGAGGAAAAGGAGAATAATACTAATAGCCTCAATACCTTCGTCGAAAATATTAATAACCTCTCAGAAGCACTGGGAGACCATGAGGAAACTGCCAAAGGCAAGATTGAGGAACACGATAACGCAGTGGAAGCTGCCCAGGCAAGCTTTGCCGCGAAAAAAGAAGACCTGATCGAGCAGTTTGAGGCATTAGCTACTGAATTGGGCGAAAACATGGAAACTTTAGGAGAAAACTTTTCTCAAGTAGAAGAAAAATCCGACAATTTCAAACAAGACTCAGAAAGTAACCTAGATTCCCTTACCGAAAACGTTACCGCTGCGATCGCAACTAAGTTTGCCGAAGAGATTATGGAAGAGTTAACTGGTTCGTCGGCAGGATTAACCGAAGCCTTTGGCATCCTCGATAGTGCTGGGGGCGAAATGACCAATCTTTTGGAAGGTGAAGTCGGTCAAATCGTCGATAAAGTCTCGGAAGTTACCGACCTGATCGAGCAAGTAGAGCCAGTCCTTGAAACCGCCAAAGTCTTACTAGGATAAATCTTAGAGCATTACGTATTTAAGTTAGGACACTTTTTAAAACTGATACTTGCTACTTGTTACTTGTTACTTGTTACTTGCTACTTACGAACCAGTAACTTTGCTTGTCCTAGCATAACTTTGTACGGCTATAGCCATCACACTCATAAATTAGTATAGGAGCGATACAGTCATGCCAGCAGCAGATATCTTGGAACAAAATCTCGAAGAATCTAGCGAGAAACTGCAACAAATTATCGATGCGATCGAATTGGCTTCTAACCAAATGACCGATTTGTCAGGACAGTTGGAATCGACTAATACAAGTCTGGAAGAAACTAAAGAAAGTATTATCGAAAGCTTAGAAACTACCACTAAAGAATTTGAAGATACCAACCAAGAATTTAGCGACTCTCGCGACGATATGTTGCGAGTTATGTCAGAGTTGCAAACTGCTTTGGCAGAATTGGAGACCAAACTTGATGACGGAAACGAAACTGTAGATAATGCCGAAAATGAATTTGGTGAGGCTAACGATAGTCGTCAAGAGGAATTGGAGAATAACTT
This genomic window contains:
- a CDS encoding FHA domain-containing protein, giving the protein MTKDERASWATLSWKTTSVDNAKAQKYTLSTTKKTIIGRSPECQISLDPHEYITVSRRHAEIKLLDANWQINDLGTTNGTLVNDRPIKNPQQLESGDRITLGSKGPEFTFECLTLNTTVVVKPMKMEVASPPPVKPEASPKLENKPVPTADVVAEAKKTIPASREAQPAAELSQPPIVQPIPEPAPKPEITPVAELIPEPAARQEVETKQKSSLEPKEETRPKAAVNTNISKAKATPPVIENTQSPAPANVQPVNSGKTLWSLVSISQLCQMSGHSESVLSLAFSPDGQILASTAKDKTIKLWSVAEGTEIATLTGHKLAPNAVVFSLDGQTLASGGADKTIKLWNVASQSETASFVAHKLAINALAFSPDGQILASGGADKTIKLWNVTSQSETASFAAHKLAINALAFSPDGQILASGSRDKTIKLWNVASKEETATMVGHKQGISAIGFSPDGQTIASAGADQTIKLWNKEAQSEIVAIATPSWQTGAIAISADGQTFAGSNEQGAIELWQI